One window of Salegentibacter sp. Hel_I_6 genomic DNA carries:
- a CDS encoding 2-hydroxyacid dehydrogenase yields the protein MIILHSDTNHPTLIKQLQDAGHQNIEGFTQSREETLENQHLYDGIVIRSRYTIDREFIDAAPNLKFIARVGAGLENIDVDYAEEHGITLFSAPEGNRNAVGEHSLAMLLSLFNKLNKADREVRDGLWHREENRGLELDGKIVGIVGYGNMGKAFAKKLRGFDVEVICYDIKEGVGDEHVRQVSLEEFREKCDVVSLHTPWTPETDQMINKEFIDAYKKPFWFINTARGKNVVTADLVDALKDGRVLGAGLDVLEYEKASFESLFSNKKNVSLSIENQIPDAMRELMFLNNVILSPHVAGWTVESHERLASVIAGKIIDKFGKGEAK from the coding sequence ATGATTATCTTACATTCAGATACCAATCATCCAACTTTAATCAAACAATTACAAGATGCCGGGCATCAAAATATTGAAGGCTTTACCCAATCGCGGGAAGAAACGCTGGAAAATCAACATCTCTACGATGGGATCGTTATTAGAAGTCGTTATACGATAGATCGTGAGTTTATTGATGCGGCACCTAATTTAAAATTTATAGCTAGGGTAGGAGCCGGGCTGGAAAATATAGATGTAGATTACGCTGAAGAACATGGCATCACCTTATTTTCTGCGCCTGAAGGCAACCGAAATGCTGTTGGGGAACATTCCCTGGCGATGCTACTTTCCCTTTTTAATAAACTAAACAAAGCCGATAGAGAAGTTCGTGATGGCCTTTGGCATCGGGAAGAAAATCGCGGTTTGGAATTAGACGGGAAAATTGTTGGAATTGTAGGTTACGGAAATATGGGAAAAGCCTTTGCCAAAAAACTTCGCGGATTTGATGTTGAGGTAATTTGCTACGATATTAAAGAGGGTGTAGGCGATGAACACGTGCGTCAGGTATCCTTAGAGGAATTTAGAGAGAAATGTGATGTGGTGAGCTTGCACACCCCCTGGACGCCTGAAACCGATCAAATGATCAATAAAGAATTTATAGATGCCTACAAAAAGCCATTTTGGTTTATCAATACTGCTCGCGGAAAAAACGTGGTTACGGCAGATCTTGTAGATGCATTAAAAGACGGTCGTGTTCTCGGCGCCGGTCTGGATGTTCTGGAATACGAAAAAGCTTCTTTTGAAAGTCTTTTTTCAAATAAAAAGAACGTTTCCCTAAGTATAGAAAACCAGATTCCAGATGCTATGCGAGAACTTATGTTTTTGAATAACGTGATTTTGAGCCCCCACGTTGCCGGTTGGACCGTAGAATCTCACGAGAGACTGGCGAGCGTAATTGCTGGAAAAATTATTGATAAATTCGGAAAAGGAGAAGCGAAGTAA
- the mgtE gene encoding magnesium transporter — protein sequence MQFQISSELIEKLKFLVEQENNEELLLHLEDVHHADIAEILTELSLEEATYLVKLLDSQKTSEALMELEEGVRERILDTLSAKEIAEELEEMDTDDAADIISELSPERQQNVIAELVDEEHADNIVELLRYDEDSAGGLMAKELVKVKENWSVTGCMTEMREQAENVTRVHSIYVVDDKNKLKGRLSLKDLLTAPSHANIQDVYIPQVDYVTVHTEGEEVARIMQKYDLEAIPVVDEMGRLVGRITIDDIVDFIKEEAEKDYQMASGISENVEADDSLLRLTRARLPWLVLGLFGGLGSVYIMKGFEEALEQFPILFFFTPLIAAMAGNVGVQSSAIIVQGLANDNLRGSLLQRLIKEVSLSLINGIALGILVILFGLIVGQDQLVSITIAASLLSVIIVAALVGTFVPIILNKQGIDPAIATGPFITTSNDIFGIFLFFYISKLVLGF from the coding sequence ATGCAATTTCAAATCAGTAGTGAGTTAATAGAAAAACTAAAATTTCTCGTAGAACAGGAAAATAACGAGGAATTACTATTGCACCTTGAAGACGTGCATCACGCTGATATTGCTGAAATTCTTACCGAACTTTCTTTAGAAGAAGCTACTTACCTGGTTAAACTGCTGGATAGTCAAAAAACTTCTGAAGCCTTAATGGAACTGGAAGAAGGAGTTAGGGAACGTATTTTAGATACCCTTTCGGCCAAAGAGATCGCTGAAGAGTTGGAAGAAATGGATACCGATGATGCCGCCGACATCATTTCTGAACTTTCTCCCGAGCGCCAGCAAAATGTTATTGCAGAACTTGTAGACGAAGAACACGCTGATAATATTGTAGAGTTACTTAGGTATGATGAAGATTCTGCCGGTGGACTTATGGCTAAAGAGCTCGTAAAAGTTAAAGAAAACTGGAGTGTAACCGGTTGTATGACTGAAATGCGTGAACAGGCCGAAAATGTGACCCGTGTACATTCCATTTATGTAGTGGATGATAAAAACAAGTTAAAAGGTAGACTTTCACTAAAAGATTTGCTTACCGCACCCAGTCATGCCAATATTCAGGATGTATATATTCCGCAGGTAGATTATGTGACCGTACATACCGAAGGCGAAGAAGTAGCCCGAATAATGCAAAAATATGACCTGGAAGCTATTCCCGTTGTAGATGAAATGGGCCGCCTGGTGGGGAGAATTACCATTGATGATATTGTAGATTTTATTAAAGAAGAGGCCGAAAAGGATTACCAGATGGCTTCCGGTATTTCTGAAAATGTAGAGGCAGATGACAGCCTGTTAAGATTAACCCGGGCACGTTTACCCTGGTTAGTGCTTGGTCTATTTGGTGGGCTGGGCAGTGTTTATATTATGAAAGGTTTTGAAGAAGCTTTAGAGCAATTTCCAATTTTATTTTTCTTCACTCCCCTAATTGCCGCGATGGCGGGAAATGTTGGAGTACAGTCCAGCGCAATTATAGTTCAGGGACTTGCAAATGATAATTTACGTGGTAGCTTATTACAACGTTTAATAAAAGAAGTTAGTCTTAGTTTAATTAATGGAATTGCTTTGGGAATTCTTGTTATTTTATTCGGACTTATAGTAGGGCAGGATCAATTGGTGAGTATTACCATAGCAGCATCTTTACTTTCGGTAATTATTGTAGCCGCTTTGGTGGGAACTTTTGTGCCAATTATATTAAATAAGCAGGGTATTGATCCCGCGATTGCTACAGGTCCTTTTATCACTACAAGCAATGATATCTTTGGTATTTTCCTCTTTTTCTATATTTCTAAATTGGTACTTGGTTTCTAA
- the rsmA gene encoding 16S rRNA (adenine(1518)-N(6)/adenine(1519)-N(6))-dimethyltransferase RsmA, protein MSKYKKRGKTPQSQEGEVRAKKHLGQHFLTDESVAEQIAETLTYKGYNKVLEIGPGMGVLTKYLLKQDAEVHVIEIDTESVAYLQEHYPQLEDRIHQFDFLKYDVGTAFRDEAFAIIGNFPYNISTQIVFKVLELKHQIPEFSGMFQKEVAQRICEKQGNKTYGILSVLVQAFYEAEYLFTVPPSVFNPPPKVDSGVLRLTRKENFTLACDEKLFFRVVKTAFQQRRKTMRNSLKTFDLPDNLREDPIFGKRPEQLGFQEFIDLTLKIQPYAISNQ, encoded by the coding sequence ATGAGTAAATATAAAAAAAGAGGCAAAACTCCGCAGTCACAAGAAGGCGAAGTAAGAGCAAAAAAACATCTTGGGCAGCATTTTTTAACCGATGAAAGTGTTGCTGAGCAAATAGCCGAAACCCTTACCTACAAAGGTTACAATAAAGTGCTTGAAATTGGCCCCGGAATGGGCGTTCTCACCAAATATCTATTAAAACAGGATGCTGAGGTTCACGTAATAGAAATTGATACTGAAAGTGTTGCTTACCTGCAGGAACATTACCCACAACTGGAAGATAGAATTCATCAATTCGATTTTTTGAAGTATGATGTAGGAACTGCTTTTCGCGACGAAGCTTTTGCGATTATTGGTAATTTCCCCTATAATATTTCAACCCAAATTGTTTTTAAAGTTTTAGAATTGAAACACCAAATTCCTGAATTTTCGGGAATGTTTCAAAAAGAAGTCGCGCAGCGAATTTGTGAAAAGCAGGGCAATAAAACCTACGGAATTCTCTCGGTACTGGTTCAGGCTTTTTATGAAGCTGAATATTTATTTACGGTCCCGCCTTCAGTATTTAATCCGCCACCAAAAGTAGATAGTGGTGTTTTGCGATTAACCAGAAAGGAAAATTTTACGCTGGCGTGTGATGAAAAACTGTTTTTTAGAGTTGTAAAAACAGCATTTCAGCAACGTAGAAAGACGATGCGAAATAGTTTAAAAACTTTCGATTTACCCGATAATTTAAGGGAAGATCCTATATTTGGCAAACGCCCTGAGCAACTCGGTTTTCAGGAATTTATAGATTTGACCCTTAAAATTCAGCCCTATGCAATTTCAAATCAGTAG
- a CDS encoding DUF4286 family protein, giving the protein MYIYNVTINVEEAIHDEWVKWMKDEHIPEMLDTGKFKKALMTRVMVTEAMGGITYSVQYTTENKEVLERYYKEDADRLRGKSKIFEGKFVAFRTEMQVISEQ; this is encoded by the coding sequence ATGTATATATATAATGTAACCATAAATGTAGAAGAAGCAATTCACGATGAGTGGGTGAAATGGATGAAGGATGAACATATTCCCGAGATGCTGGATACCGGAAAATTTAAAAAAGCTTTAATGACACGTGTGATGGTAACCGAGGCTATGGGCGGCATCACTTATTCTGTTCAATATACTACTGAAAACAAAGAAGTTTTGGAGAGATATTACAAAGAAGATGCTGATAGGTTAAGAGGAAAAAGTAAAATTTTTGAAGGAAAATTTGTGGCTTTTAGAACCGAAATGCAGGTAATTAGCGAGCAGTAG
- a CDS encoding tetratricopeptide repeat protein — protein MRIALFFLVFIFSISGAQAQSEVLARNFFDQGEFEKALKTYEKLVAENPQNTSYFFGLVESHQQLENFEKAEELLRQKLNNSANNPTLLIELGHNYELQGNDERAQKFYAEALSAVDSRPNYAYSIARTFQKYSLLKNAAETYEKAMELNNELNYNLQLARIYGEQGKIEAMFKNYLELVEANPDFFAIANREFGKYISSDPSIEANTVFRRLLLTKLQQNPSLLYNEMLSWLFIQEQEFLKAFAQEKAIYRRSDKSLQSILSLAVIAREAEDYDAATEIVNYVIEEAPSENIVLQASQFLLKIRLENEGDKAYAEVEEKYRALFEEFGKGINTLALQIDFANFLAFKIDEKNTAISLLRELVEKTTRDFDKALVKLALADILVLQEKFNEALINYSQVQNLVKNVRISQNARFKVAKTSYFKGDFKWAKQQLDVLKSSTSQLIANDAMELSLLIEDNSIEDSTQTALKKYARADLLAFQEKNSEAIELLGEILNDHKGEKIEDEALLKQARLFEETEQFTAAKNNYLGIIENFNADILADNAHYYLAELYANRLEDPEKAKEYYEQIIFNFADSIYFVEARKKYRALRGDYEKTP, from the coding sequence ATGCGCATTGCTTTATTTTTCCTGGTTTTTATTTTCTCTATTTCAGGTGCCCAGGCGCAATCTGAGGTATTGGCGCGTAATTTTTTCGATCAGGGAGAATTTGAAAAAGCGCTTAAAACCTACGAAAAGTTAGTAGCGGAAAATCCGCAGAATACCTCCTATTTTTTCGGCCTGGTAGAAAGTCATCAACAGCTTGAGAATTTTGAGAAAGCTGAAGAATTATTGCGGCAGAAATTAAATAATTCGGCAAATAATCCTACACTTCTCATTGAACTTGGTCATAATTATGAACTTCAGGGCAATGATGAAAGAGCCCAAAAATTCTACGCCGAAGCGCTTAGCGCGGTAGACTCCCGCCCAAATTATGCCTATTCTATAGCAAGAACTTTTCAAAAATATAGCCTTTTAAAAAACGCTGCAGAAACCTACGAAAAGGCGATGGAGCTCAATAACGAACTCAACTACAATTTGCAACTTGCGAGAATTTATGGGGAGCAGGGAAAAATTGAAGCCATGTTCAAGAATTACCTGGAATTGGTAGAAGCCAACCCAGATTTCTTCGCTATTGCCAACCGTGAATTTGGAAAATATATTTCTTCAGATCCTTCTATTGAAGCCAATACGGTTTTTAGAAGGTTATTACTCACAAAACTTCAGCAAAATCCCAGTTTACTTTATAACGAAATGCTAAGCTGGCTTTTTATCCAGGAGCAGGAGTTTCTAAAGGCGTTTGCCCAGGAAAAAGCTATTTATAGAAGAAGCGATAAGAGTTTACAAAGCATTTTGAGCCTGGCCGTAATTGCTCGTGAGGCTGAAGATTATGATGCGGCTACTGAGATTGTAAATTATGTGATAGAAGAAGCCCCTTCAGAAAATATTGTGCTACAGGCTAGCCAGTTTTTACTAAAAATTCGGCTTGAAAATGAAGGCGATAAAGCTTATGCTGAAGTTGAGGAAAAATACCGGGCGTTATTCGAAGAATTTGGGAAAGGAATTAATACACTGGCTTTGCAAATAGATTTTGCTAATTTTTTAGCCTTTAAAATAGACGAAAAAAATACTGCAATAAGCTTGTTAAGGGAGCTTGTCGAGAAAACAACCCGAGATTTCGATAAGGCGCTGGTTAAACTGGCGCTGGCAGATATTTTAGTGCTTCAGGAAAAATTTAATGAAGCACTTATAAATTATTCCCAGGTGCAGAATTTGGTGAAAAATGTTAGAATATCGCAAAATGCCCGATTTAAAGTGGCAAAAACCAGCTATTTCAAAGGCGACTTCAAATGGGCAAAACAACAGTTAGATGTTTTGAAATCTTCTACTTCTCAACTTATCGCCAATGATGCGATGGAGCTTAGTTTGTTAATTGAAGATAATTCTATAGAAGATTCCACACAAACTGCACTTAAAAAATATGCCAGGGCAGATTTGCTGGCTTTTCAGGAGAAAAATTCCGAAGCTATAGAACTTTTAGGAGAAATTTTAAACGATCATAAAGGTGAAAAAATAGAAGATGAAGCTTTGCTGAAACAAGCCCGACTTTTTGAAGAAACTGAACAGTTTACAGCTGCTAAAAATAATTATCTAGGCATCATAGAAAATTTTAATGCAGATATTCTCGCAGATAATGCCCATTATTATTTAGCCGAATTATACGCAAACCGACTGGAAGACCCTGAAAAAGCTAAAGAATATTACGAACAAATAATCTTTAACTTCGCTGATAGTATTTATTTTGTAGAAGCCCGAAAAAAATACCGGGCGCTAAGAGGAGATTACGAAAAAACGCCTTAA
- the serS gene encoding serine--tRNA ligase encodes MLQVNNIRENKEEFINALKKRNFEAESILEEVLQLDEKRRATQAKLDDILAESNRLSKQIGMMFKNGEHQKANLIKEKTGNLKEDSKVLSEELSETVAKLESLLYTIPNVPHNSVPAGTSEEDNEEIFKEGDVPVLAEGSLPHWELAKKYDIIDFELGNKVTGAGFPVYKGKGARLQRALITYFLDKAIDAGYTEYQLPLMINEASGLGTGQLPDKEGQMYHITADDLYMIPTAEVPMTNMYRDRLLIDKDFPIACTGYTPCFRREAGSYGAHVRGLNRLHQFDKVELVRIEKPEDSYAALDKMVAHVKDILVDLKLPYRILRLCGGDLGFTAALTYDFEVFSTAQDRWLEISSVSNFETFQANRLKLRYKNKEGKKELVHTLNGSALALPRVLAGILENYQTEEGIKVPEVLVPYTGFNLID; translated from the coding sequence ATGTTACAGGTTAATAATATCAGGGAGAATAAAGAAGAATTCATTAATGCACTCAAAAAGCGAAATTTTGAGGCCGAGAGTATTCTTGAAGAGGTGTTGCAATTAGACGAAAAACGCCGTGCAACTCAGGCGAAACTCGATGATATTTTAGCCGAATCTAACAGGCTTTCTAAGCAAATTGGGATGATGTTCAAAAATGGTGAGCATCAAAAAGCCAACCTTATTAAAGAAAAAACCGGAAATTTAAAAGAAGATTCCAAAGTGCTTTCCGAGGAGCTTTCTGAAACCGTTGCGAAACTGGAAAGCTTGCTTTATACCATTCCTAACGTTCCGCACAATTCTGTGCCCGCGGGAACTTCAGAAGAAGATAACGAAGAGATCTTTAAAGAAGGCGACGTGCCTGTACTTGCAGAAGGATCGCTGCCGCATTGGGAACTTGCCAAAAAATATGATATTATAGATTTTGAGCTGGGTAATAAAGTAACCGGCGCCGGATTTCCCGTTTATAAAGGGAAAGGAGCCAGGTTGCAACGTGCTTTAATTACTTACTTTTTAGATAAAGCCATCGATGCCGGTTATACCGAATATCAATTACCTCTAATGATTAATGAGGCATCCGGGTTGGGAACGGGACAATTACCCGATAAGGAAGGGCAAATGTACCATATCACAGCCGATGATCTTTATATGATTCCAACTGCTGAGGTACCCATGACGAATATGTATCGGGATCGTTTGCTTATCGATAAAGATTTCCCAATCGCCTGTACCGGTTATACCCCTTGTTTTAGAAGGGAAGCGGGTTCTTATGGTGCTCACGTGCGCGGACTTAACCGTCTACATCAATTTGACAAAGTAGAATTGGTAAGAATAGAAAAGCCTGAAGATTCTTATGCGGCTTTAGATAAAATGGTAGCGCACGTAAAAGATATTTTAGTAGATCTTAAATTGCCTTATAGAATTCTAAGACTTTGTGGCGGTGATCTTGGATTTACAGCAGCGCTTACTTACGATTTCGAGGTGTTTTCTACCGCGCAAGATCGTTGGTTAGAGATTAGCTCGGTTTCAAATTTTGAAACTTTCCAGGCTAACAGGCTTAAATTACGCTATAAAAATAAGGAGGGTAAAAAGGAATTGGTGCATACACTAAACGGAAGTGCTTTGGCCTTACCTCGCGTACTTGCAGGAATCCTGGAGAACTATCAAACTGAAGAAGGAATTAAAGTTCCCGAGGTTTTGGTACCTTACACCGGCTTCAATCTAATAGATTAA
- a CDS encoding HTTM domain-containing protein, with translation MLNKLLFKQVDNSALIAFRIIFGLLITLEAVGAIFTGWIRRTLIEPDFTFNFIGFEFLQPLPGNGMLYYYGILGLFGIFVMLGFKYRFSIFCYTIMWAGVYLMQKSSYNNHYYLLMLLCGIMFFLPAHRYLSLDAWKKPDFRKISMPQWVWVLIVLQLWIVYTYAAVAKLYPDWLDGTLPALLMRGKADYWLVGEFLQKDFVRYAITYFGILFDLLIIPALLWKRTRLPAFILAIFFHLFNSFIFHIGIFPYLSLAFCLFFFPSEKINKYILRNKKPYYDKAEIIIPSYKKPLITVLSIWFVIQIALPLRHWFFQDNVLWTEEAHRLSWRMMLRSRSGKSTFKVVEKGKKDTIYVNKARYLSPKQMRSVSAKPDMMWQFAQWLKEDYAKKGKDIQVFVKSDISINGRPYEKFIDPKVDLASEKWQHFKHHDWILPSKLD, from the coding sequence ATGCTGAATAAATTGCTTTTTAAGCAGGTAGATAATTCGGCGCTAATTGCTTTCCGAATTATTTTTGGTCTGCTTATTACGCTAGAGGCCGTGGGGGCTATTTTCACCGGTTGGATTAGAAGAACACTCATAGAGCCCGACTTCACTTTTAATTTTATTGGTTTTGAATTCCTGCAACCGCTACCCGGAAACGGAATGTTGTATTACTACGGAATTTTGGGCCTATTTGGCATTTTTGTTATGCTTGGGTTCAAATATCGGTTCAGCATTTTTTGTTATACCATAATGTGGGCCGGGGTTTACCTGATGCAAAAGTCTTCCTATAACAATCACTATTATTTGCTGATGTTACTATGCGGAATAATGTTTTTTCTACCCGCACATCGCTATTTATCTCTTGATGCCTGGAAAAAACCAGATTTCAGAAAGATTTCTATGCCACAATGGGTTTGGGTATTAATAGTGCTGCAATTATGGATCGTTTATACCTATGCTGCAGTCGCAAAATTATATCCAGATTGGCTGGATGGCACATTACCGGCACTTCTTATGCGTGGAAAAGCCGATTACTGGCTGGTAGGTGAATTTCTTCAGAAAGATTTCGTTCGGTATGCGATTACTTATTTCGGAATATTATTCGATTTATTAATAATTCCCGCGCTTTTATGGAAAAGAACAAGGTTGCCTGCTTTTATCCTTGCTATTTTCTTCCATCTGTTTAATAGTTTTATTTTTCATATTGGTATTTTCCCTTATTTATCATTGGCTTTCTGTCTTTTCTTTTTTCCTTCAGAAAAGATTAATAAGTATATACTTCGGAATAAAAAGCCTTACTACGATAAAGCTGAAATAATAATTCCATCTTATAAAAAACCATTAATTACAGTATTATCTATTTGGTTTGTGATTCAAATCGCTCTACCGCTTAGGCATTGGTTTTTTCAGGATAATGTTTTGTGGACAGAAGAAGCCCATCGCCTTAGTTGGCGAATGATGCTACGTTCGCGTTCAGGAAAATCCACTTTTAAAGTAGTTGAAAAAGGAAAAAAGGATACGATTTATGTAAATAAAGCCCGGTATTTAAGTCCGAAACAAATGCGCTCCGTAAGTGCTAAGCCAGATATGATGTGGCAGTTTGCACAATGGCTTAAAGAAGATTATGCCAAAAAAGGCAAGGATATCCAGGTCTTTGTAAAATCAGATATAAGTATCAACGGCCGACCTTACGAAAAATTTATAGACCCAAAAGTTGATCTGGCTTCAGAAAAATGGCAGCACTTTAAACACCACGACTGGATTTTACCTTCAAAATTAGATTAA